The Biomphalaria glabrata chromosome 1, xgBioGlab47.1, whole genome shotgun sequence sequence gtttaggggcaacggctactttttgttttctaaaagcaaactgtttagtttataaaattaattatgcaagcgactTTAAATGCAGcaattttcgtgcagtagcgtaacgccgCGGCATTACATGGTACTAAACTAATTCCcgcaaaatttttaaataatcagattttatttattttttaaattagtgccCCCGCCAGGATAAAAGCGATTATTTTTGTGAGTTTTGTCTGTTGTTCGGCCTGTGcgtcacgtttagataaaaaacaacaacactaaaagCTACcgtattgaaaatctgatttaatctTTCatgttccttccgaaacattgcaatagttttaagtatctataatagattgttccggatgtttttgtaaaaaaaaaacaaatcaatgtcatggaatgtttgtttgcttttctaACTTATGGgcttattacatttaatttccgtGCTTAAATGTTGCAAAAAACACATAATCAAtcatatgttgttccgtttttttatgtaaatagctaGGTATTTTACGGGACTATCATGGGTCGACGTAACAGGGGTGCCGcatggaaacgctttaaagatcaGCTTATTCATAGAAGAGAACACCAGGTTGTatgcggcttcagaacaagacagctggaggtgaCTCACAAAGGCTGCAGGATACAtaattgagaccaaaagaaaatcagtTGCCgaagacagacgtagacggcgaaaagaaaatcttaatcgaccaccagcggacaatggttatgcttgccctggatgtggcagaatatgtaggtcacagctggactgcgtagccacgggaaatactgcattccacattagtcttcggaatcgaagacaggCCTTGTTTTCATTTCATGCGCAAACGACTAAGAGTTGCATGATGCCACCATTCATCTAGTCGCATTTGACCAAGATGATATTGCCATAGATTAGGGATGCAATTCTTTACAGAAGCCTTTCATAACGACATATCAAGTCTGTTTACAAGGTTTTGCTGCTTATGTTCTTTTATTATAAACAGCTACATGGgatttggctgtttttttttatcatagacATCTACATTTTATCATCATGTTTTCTAAACAATGTCCAAGCATACATCTTATTTGTCACTTTGTCTGTATCAATTTGTTAAGCTTAGCGGTCattatcaaaattttgattgatcaaaaattatttaagaattTCTATGACACAGAGCAGAAATCACGTATtaaatattccttgcgaataggtgGAGATCCGACTCCCACGGGGTCACCTCTGGGTTTGTTtgacaacacaaactctctttgtttatttttctatttcatttggaggCCTGGGCCACCAAACTCACTTGGCCTTGGGCCTCCACATATTTAAGGCCGGCATTGCCGCATGTTCCTTCGGGGAAAAGTAGCCTACCAGGACAAAGTTTCCTCTTCTTGTCTAATCACAGTTTTCTCAGGTATATAAATTAGTTAGCTTTAAGCGTGTTTTgttgtcattggttaacatggattattgaaataaagacaGTGCTGATAAGCTGTCATAAGccatatacatatttatatatatagtctatggctATGGCTATGTTTGCGTTACACTAAAgggatatatttttttgcaCTTGTTTAGCTCCGCAGAATCAAATATTTTAAGTGCTAGTCGTTTATAGAACAAAATAATCATAATACCGAGTACCGAGAAATACTTTCACTCATTGTCTTCAAacttagtttaaaataaatgagtAATTAATCAACGGTAACTAATGAGATTTGATACGATAATCAActgttggttaaaaaaaaaaagtttattctagcgtctttgacattttaaaatttatcctaaaaatctatctttcattatattatataatgtaaTTTGCCTTCACCCTTAGACCTTGCTTTTGTTGACATTTAATCTCTAATACACTATAACTGATTAACGAATATCTTTATAAATGAATATAGACTACTTTGTATTGTGTACTattaaaccaaagaaaaaacaCGCTCATTCATTGAGTCACTTCGTTTCACCTACGGCCTAACTTATACCAGACTAAGGTGCCTCTAAGAACTGTCGACGGTCTCGTCTTGTAGACCAAAAAGATTGGTATACTCAACCGTTGGAACACTATAATTTGGTTTTCAGTGACTATTGCGTTGTCTCTGAGTTTTCCTATTGCCGTCACaacctcattaaaaaaaaggggtgtcGTTAAACTCAGTTTTAACTCCTCAAGGAAATTTGTTATTACCGCACATGCCTATGGCTGATCAAGGCGCTAAGCCGTGATTGTTGGTGATTTAGAGTAATGAGACCATTAGAAAAAATAACTTAGCGCGAAGACCAGACTACACAGGCTACACATACAACACAGGCTACACATACAACACAGGCAACACAGGCTACACATACAACATAGGCAACACAGGCTACACATACAACATAGGCAACACAGGCTACACATACAACATAGGCAACACAGGCTACACATACAACATAGGCAACACAGGCTACACATACAACATAGGCAACACAGGCTACACATACAACATAGGCAACACAGGCTACACATACAACATAGGCAACACAGGCTACACATACAACATAGGCAACACAGGCTACACATACAACATAGGCAACACAGGCTACACATACAACATAGGCAGCACAGGCTACACATACAACATAGGCAACACAGGCTACACATACAACATAGGCAACACAGGCTACACATACAACATAGGCAACACAGGCTACACATACAACATAGGCAACACAGGCTACACATACAACATAGGCAACACAGGCTACACATACAACATAGGCAACACAGGCTACACATACAACATAGGCAGCACAGGCTACACATACAACATAGGCAACACAGGCTACACATACAACATAGGCAACACAGGCTACACATACAACATAGGCAACACAGGCTACACATACAACATAGGCAACACAGGCTACACATACAACATAGGCAACACAGGCTACACATACAACATAGGCAACACAGGCTACACATACAACATAGGCAACACAGGCTACAAATACAACATAGGCAACACAGGCTACACATACAACATAGGCAACACATACAACACAGGCAACACAGGCTACACATACAACATAGGCAACACAGCCATCATCGAGATTTCGAGTTTCTGGGATTAATGAGAGATGATGAGTTTATCTTCGACCACGAACGAGGAGCTCGTAAAAAAGATTGAAATAGCTATTTACTTAACGAATTATGAGGGACTGTAAATTTTACTATACTAAAAAAACCTTATTCAGAATACCAATCCATTTTTCCCAGTGATATTTGCTCTCTAGCTCGCCATAGATAATAGCGTAAAGGAGCTGTTTAGAAAACAGTTCTTGTGGAAATGAGTTCATGTGTGTTCCTGATAATAAGATTCAACTGCCTGCGTTACAACGTGAAGACCTACGAATATTTTCAACCCATGCAAACATTTCTtgcatttaaagaaataaactatcgcttttttcaatgtttttattttcacagaAAGATTTTTTGTCTACAAACTCTTCATACAAACTCTTCATACAAACTCTACATACAAACTCTACATTATTTAGTAAAAAGCACGTAACAAGGCTGTATGCAGCTTGCATCTATTTATAACTTTATACACGACATACTTTTCTCCTCCAGAACTAAAACTATATTCTCAATGTCTAAAGtctaaacaaacacatacattaaagtttcaataaaaaaggctttgtatatttatttatgtacattcaaCAGATATGATAGAATTAGGCTATGTACATTCAAGCACTATGATACAATTATGTACATTCAATCAATATGATACAATTATGTACATTCAATCAATATGATGCAGTTATGTTCATTCAGCTGATATGATACAATTATGTACATTCAAGCAATATGATACAATTATGTACATTCAACTGATATGATACGATTATGTACATTCAACTGATATGATACAATTATGTACATTCAAGCAATATGATACAATTATGTACATTCGAGCAATATGATACAATTATGTACACATGTGACGAGCTTGGGCAGTGTGTATCAAGtgtcaaaagaaaataatttaaaagggGTGTACTCAAAACAATTGTCTCCCAAatgttttaaatgattttaGTTTGAAGTACTCGTTTGAAAAATCACGTGATAACAGGAATGTTGGGAAATGTATAAATACGCCTGGTTCACTGGTGCAACTAAAAATACGTTGTTATAGGTTATGGTGCTTAAAAGGGGCTTTATCCGTGACATTACTTTTttgctatggacagcgagaaaacatgggtctcagctcttgaagaaaagcgtgcctcacggaaaatggccagctcttctaccaccaaagcgaaagccaccttgacctgcaatatatgtggacgggagtctccaaaatagggctccacagccataggaaaaagtgttcgagatgaaccatagtctttcTACGACTGGAGGAGGCCAATATAGTACTTTCTGGTTGTCTGGGAACAGTGGAATGtggttaaattattttaattataaaacacattttgtaATAACTTATAAGTTTGCACAATGTAatctacaatctacaatctacaaTCAATGGCAATACTATTTTTTATAGTTCAAAAAACAGTAGGACTACTTGATGTGGGGCATGAGCAGGCCATTATATTATTATGTCGATTAAAATGCTTTTGGTTGTAATATGAGACAGTATTGAAAGGATgattggcagagtttaagtcattggttaaaatgcatgactaaatgcatgacacttaggacgtaatcatcttctttttttgaagtaacgtctgtattatataagataagaagataagatgttACACCAATGGTTACAAGTTACGAAGAACATTGTAAGAGATGTGTGTCTACCGTGGTCGTAATTGATGGTATTCTACACAAAGTGAAAACATGTAGGCCTGTACATATTATTTTCTCCTTTGGAAtgagttcctttttttttttgttttatgaaattTGACATGATGCAATACAATGGTCAAAGTCTTATTGTTTAGTCAAGTGGAGGATCAGTTTTAGAACTCTACTGCAGTCATTCTCTATCGCCCTCTGTCTCAAACTGATGTTTTTGTGGCTACACTGTAACCTGGAACACACATCCTCCATTTGGGGGCAACACTTGGGATCCTGTGGATAAAAATGTAAGCGTATAAATGCATGTTCTGTTTCAAAGAGTATGGCGCTCTCGATGCTGAAGGAAATGAACACTTTGTAAAAACTTTATGATTATTAGACCTGGTATTAGGATTATGAATGAAACTTGCACCCGATAAAGCAATGATCCTAAAAAGATAATgtgcacatgtttatgttccaTAAAACTTCAAGGGGCGGTAATTTAAATACTACGTTTAGAAaactattcgttttaagacaGTATAAATACCTAtgtctaaaagaaaaataaaattgaactgAAATGGAATATTATGACATTGACTGATAAAAAGTGATGACCTATATACTATTTATAAGTATGTACCTACCCGACGGGTAATGTCCGGCTTGAATCCCGAGTTTAGGAGAAAAATTGCGATGTCCTCTCTACATAGATCCAAACAATCGAACAGCAAGTGGCTGTATCTGCTTACATCCCCGTGCTCTGCCAACCCGGCCACCAAGAACTGAACTCTACTTAAATCAGCTGTCTGTGGATTACGAGATATGTTTCGAAGCTCAGTTATTAGTAGGTTGATGTTTTTATGATTATGATGAGATTGTATGAATTGTGACAAAACAATCATCAAAATCTTTATGTTCTGTAGATTGAAttcaatgcattaaaaaaaaaagcagatgtTTCTGTTATTTTCCTTTATGTGTTCTGTGCTCACACTATTATACATAGATCTTTGGGTTTCTCTAAATTTAGCTCATGGCGTAATTGTTGAGCAGATTATGCAACATTCAATTCAGATCCTAGTCACGCGCAACTATACAATTTAGCATTGGCTATTACTTAGTATTATTGTTTACGTATTCTCCTTGTGCGAGGATGCTTTGGTTGTGTATTTGTGGGATgtatggtcgagaggctaaaaccgcttggctacctatcaaggggtgGCGCGAGCTCGACACCCAACTCGAGAACAGCTGTacttactgagcgcctaaaggcagcacggaaagccttctcccagatactcccacccctccacaaaagagattgcaCCATAGCGCTCTAAGcgtgctataagcataaaagatgcgctatataaaaattatttttaaaaattctaatatTTGGGACCCCGTGGTCTGTGTGCTTGTTTAATTCATCCTATTAGTAGGAAGCGCTACTTGTGAGAGAGCCTCAATCAGTGTTGTACCGGGCTTAGTTTGATAACTGTAATGTGGCCGTCATTCGGAACATGATCGTGTGGTGATCGACTTCTGGGACCGCAAGTTgcttaatgtttaattttaatattgattTAATCTTTCATATGTGTGAGGCCATTGGATTTTTATTGCATGTTTTCTGCCAACATCATTTTCCTtcattgtaaataaacataaatattttttcactaTAATCCGCCAGTTGAAAAGGCTTCCTAGATATGTAGATGTTGGCCTATTTAAATCTAcaatttgtttaattaattaaattatcacTATAACTTTAAAGCTGAGCGGAAGGATTtcagatgtaggcctatttaaatCTACAATTGGTTTAATTATCACTATAACTTTAAAGTATAGCGGAAGGATTTCCGATGTTGGCCTATTTAAATCTACAATTGGTATGGTTTAATTATCACTATAACTTTAAAGCTGAGCGGAAGGATTTCCGATGTTGGCCTATTTAAATCTACAATTTGTTTAATTATCACCATACCTTTAAAGCTGAGCGGAAGGATTTCTCAAAGTCCGTTCTGAATGTGTAAATGTCAAGGTCTGCATCCAAAACTTCGCGCTGCAGACGTAAGAACTCAATGGATCCGCACTCTGACAGACTGTATGCCTTTGGGACTCTACCTCTCTGATAATGATAGAACAACAGAGAACTAGGTTACACataatattaaacaaattaaaaggAATTAATGTACTTtcatcaaaatataaataacaatgGTGTCTCGAagactctagaatactctagtctagatcatcGACCAGCATAAGTTGCAATTGTTAACGGCAAAGTGTGAAATGCAGACATTTTATAGAATGCCAGATTTCACATTTGGCTGATAACATGTACTTTATGTTAAATATGATTCTCGACCcagagtaggcctatagaaacaAAACTTACAACGTCAGTTTGATCTGGATTCGCACCACAAATTTTCAGCAGTTGAATCATTTCCGGGTCATCCATAAATAGGTAAGCATAGTGAAGAACACTTCGtcctaactaaaaaaaaaataaaagtgttttataATACATTGAAAGGATGGCACATGAGCCAATTCACTATTTTTAAaggcaaacaaaaaaacaataggcctacttaccGAGTCTTGCATGTTAATAGTGAACCCACAGTCCGTGGCAAGCTTGATGGCGATGATTCTACGCCCCTTGAGGACAGCTTTCAGCAATGGGGTACGCCCGCAGTCATCTCGTCCGGCAGCGTACTTCTTGCAGGCCAGCAGCTTGTGGACGTTCTCGATGTTCCCGTCGTCAATGGCTTGAAACACTCGTTTGACGTGGCACTGTAGATAACAATTGACGTATGCTCAATAACATGGACCTGCCCCATGGTGGTGCTGTATGTCCTATATCACTTAGGTAGGAGTCTTTAAAGTTAGGGTGGTAGGGTGCCCGAAATCATTGAAAGGGAGGGTCGAGGAAAATTCtgatatataaaataaactttgaagaagtaaacaaaaaatgtttcccttttctgaccttgagatctatggggcagatgatgtaaaggtcatctgtttccttaGCAAACGGTTAAAGAACAGGGTGTcaagtggtcagcacaacggccaaccgcctatacttttcgcGAATttagccaggtacccattagagatgggtggactcaggggcgccctaaaaattcaaaatcccagtcttcaccgagattcgaacccaggacccccaaactttgaagaagaataaaaaaaaaatactttaaaaaatcaaggcttatctaaggggaagaactacaCATCTACATCCAAATATCTATCAATGCTTTAAGAtatatttcccttgttcgatatcaaacaaaatttattagtacaacttaattaactaatggacctcattcaccaatcgtaaacaaacaacatttagccacgtgattatattgataaaacaagaaaaaattacgtatcacgtgacagcctttatggattgcgtaatttgtatagaagatgtaGAGAACCATGtgacaaaatgttgtttgtttccgattggtgaatgaggtcaattggttgatttttttgaGCCCTAGTTTGTTAGGaacagtgaataattgtgcaacatacgagaatgtgaagtgggagaaataaagtgttcaaGATTTGTAACatagagacagagtgagttgataaaagctttgcaaTGAAAAGACTGAGCAGTACCGTATCAATGTCtcaaattatagaaaaaaaaaacttacttggATTTCGTCCCCTAGTCTGACAATCTCCGACACTTGAGGACTAGATTGTTTGTTGGCTGTCTCCACAGCTGTACGACCTCCCTCGTCTGTGATATTGCTCACGTGATCATAGCCGTCCAGAAGCAGGCGCTCCACCCTCGGGAAATCTTTGGCTTTGATTGCCTGTAGCACGTAATTGTCCAGGGTTCGAACATATTTGTTTCGCTGGAGCTTTTCCGCGAAGTCCCTGGCGGTTCTCCCCACGTAGTCGCGGGCGCCGATGTCGACGCCTTTGCGGAGCAGCAGCTTCACCGTGCTCATTGGTTCTTCAGAGTAGATGGCCTGGAACAGCAGGGTCTGACCCGTGTGACTCCGCAGTGACGCATCGGCACACTCTAATATGCGGTGAATGGTGCGCAACTCTTTTGGTCTGTAGGGACTGCTGAGTAGCTGGTGAAAGaaagaatatacattttaatatgCCATTGGAAACTTAGAAACATtgggggtgcggtggctgagtggttaagagcttggcttccgaatctggGGGTTTTGGGTTCGAATATCAATGAaaaatgggattttgaatttcgggatttttagggcgcacctttgtccacccaactctaatgggtgcctgaccttagttggggaaagttaaggcggttgatTGTTGTGCTAACTGTACgataccctgctcgttaaccgtgggccatagaaacaaattattttttttgattaGAAACATAGTTTTCCACAACAAACATGACTGAAAACAAAGTGGTACACAAACTCGTAGGCGGCCCCTGCAGGCCAATTCAAATAACACATTACGTCTAACACAAGCTTGTAACTAATTTTATCTACAGCTGCAACCAATAGGTgactattattatcattaaagaCTTTGCAGGATACTAATTAagatttttgtttgataaagaAAATTGAAAGACTAAAAATAGCCGTACTACCTAAAATTAGATTTCATCAAGCGAATGATTTGTTTCGTTTTGTACGTTTCGGATGTATCTTCAAAATTTTTACATCCTAGAcaagcctcccgcaggatggCGGGGGATGACTGCGGGTTCGATcttgggaccatcgagacgaccgtcCAGAGTGTATAGTGAATTGCCAGCCAATTAAGATATGGATATCTACAATAAACCTCATCGtcacaatgttttaaaattggtttaTAACTGTGTGAATACAATATGCAAAGGCCtacctaattaaaaaaatttacggAAAACAAAACAGAAGTTATGCTCATATTCATCACGATGAAGATATGGATAGTATGATGAAATCGACTTTACAAGAACTCTTCAGTGTTCGAGATATAAACGTGACAGATATACAGAGGAACCATACAAGCGTCTTTTcgtttaatgttttaaaaagttcttACCCTGAAAATGACGGGCGTCGGTATCATGTCCTTGTCAGGGGCGTATAACACCGAGATGTTAGGGTTCATATCCATGACAGCATCGATGGCATCGTGGCAGTTTGTTTCCCATGTAGCTGCCACCAGAGGGATCGGGGCCTCAGGATAATCAGGATAACGCAGTTGGTGGGAGGCGTCTACTGCGTCGATGTTCACTTTCATGAAATAACCTGCACACATTTGGAGCCATTAGTTCTACAATCTTCATGTTT is a genomic window containing:
- the LOC129924285 gene encoding N66 matrix protein-like; its protein translation is MGRRNRGAAWKRFKDQLIHRREHQVVCGFRTRQLESNETIRKNNLARRPDYTGYTYNTGYTYNTGNTGYTYNIGNTGYTYNIGNTGYTYNIGNTGYTYNIGNTGYTYNIGNTGYTYNIGNTGYTYNIGNTGYTYNIGNTGYTYNIGNTGYTYNIGSTGYTYNIGNTGYTYNIGNTGYTYNIGNTGYTYNIGNTGYTYNIGNTGYTYNIGNTGYTYNIGSTGYTYNIGNTGYTYNIGNTGYTYNIGNTGYTYNIGNTGYTYNIGNTGYTYNIGNTGYTYNIGNTGYKYNIGNTGYTYNIGNTYNTGNTGYTYNIGNTAIIEISSFWD
- the LOC106068423 gene encoding uncharacterized protein LOC106068423, which translates into the protein MGVDLKKTKMYRVIAKGRRNQILKVTKEFVKSCKDPNIRDSDTGGNLLHHIVSHHEKFNNPEMMTVVYSLALMDIEVDVQDYNGDTALHCVVRQKGAYRIMVALMRFGINTSLRNSIGMTAEDILRKDKPPGYEEMLHWYNKLNPGLWCALQEQKPDRHLVEKLLKSWCRVTTVKNGKSVNMKYLVMGDIYKHPLLRMMERYEQTNELSLTLLAGQGAVVRRRLQEGYFMKVNIDAVDASHQLRYPDYPEAPIPLVAATWETNCHDAIDAVMDMNPNISVLYAPDKDMIPTPVIFRLLSSPYRPKELRTIHRILECADASLRSHTGQTLLFQAIYSEEPMSTVKLLLRKGVDIGARDYVGRTARDFAEKLQRNKYVRTLDNYVLQAIKAKDFPRVERLLLDGYDHVSNITDEGGRTAVETANKQSSPQVSEIVRLGDEIQCHVKRVFQAIDDGNIENVHKLLACKKYAAGRDDCGRTPLLKAVLKGRRIIAIKLATDCGFTINMQDSLGRSVLHYAYLFMDDPEMIQLLKICGANPDQTDVRGRVPKAYSLSECGSIEFLRLQREVLDADLDIYTFRTDFEKSFRSALKTADLSRVQFLVAGLAEHGDVSRYSHLLFDCLDLCREDIAIFLLNSGFKPDITRRDPKCCPQMEDVCSRLQCSHKNISLRQRAIENDCSRVLKLILHLTKQ